CCCTTGACGTTGAATTTAGTAGGTCGGTCAAATTTTGGCCTTTGAATTCAGAATTTTCTAGGATGCTTGGCACGGCCTCTCTCTCAAAGCCAAAGGCTTCAGAGATACAGTCCATGGCGACATTTAAGGAATCAGCACTGTCttctgaaatttctttcttctccacAATAGAAGAAAAGTAGTTTACAATAAGGGACGCGATCTCTCCTTTTGATGCTGACATCGTATAGTATATATTTATCGACAGAGTACTATTTTGGTCGGaacttttattgtttattCCAATCTTATCGTTAGTACACGTTTTATATGGTGGCAAAACTCGGAATTAAATTTGGGGCAATAAAACCTTCTCGgatcttccatttttttcgattggaaaatttcaagatttgaaaaagtaagaAAACTACagagaaaagataaaaactGGAGCGACTGATGATGGGAATGACAACGGAACATATGCACACATTATGCTATTTGCGattatggaaaaaaatagaacaAGGGACTTTATGTATGGATTTCTTATgaactcaaaaaaatcttcccCGCCAGGACTTGAACCTGGAATCTTCTGGTTCGTAGCCAGACGCCGTGACCATTGGGCCACGAGGAACAGATTTTGAAAGGTTGCGCGTCAAGATAGTATATCTCAACGTGACTACCGTATGTCATAACCAACCCAACCGAAATATCTATGAAAAATGCTGAAACAAGTAGgctcatcattattcacacAAGTAACCATCATTTATCTGAGATATTCAGTTTGTACTCTAAAGTGTACTTCGTAAGgaatatattcaataccttattattatttaaaAATCCTAATTAATTAAATTTGCCCTAATATAGATAACATATCGGAATTACACGGACGTCGTATCTTTGGTAGAATGAAGGAATGCTGGACGAGCTATTCGGACAGTGGGCAtaactgaaatcaaagaaccATCAACTgacatcaacttggaatttatatataaatggtATGAGTCGGTCACATTAAACTTATATTAAActccctagtttattattatgttgaacatattAACATGTCCAATCTGCGTGtcttttatatacctctcttacATTGTATGAGAAAGTTCggcttttcttcttaattaatactactaattatcaacaaaaaataccTAAAATGGAGACAGTATGAAACATATAAGAATGAATACATTGAGATAACTGCAAGACCGCTAAGATGTACTATCCCGGACGTATAAATACGAAATTCTACACTTCCACCCTTATAGTCAAAATTGGATCTTATACATTAGataaagaataaaaagtaaCATCCCGCGGATACAGTGACAACTAGTTTAGCAACAGGTTACTATCCTGAAATCGACAGGATTGCTAAATTACCCTGGTATTACTTAAGCCCGCAATACAACATAAAAAGTCGAGAGAAAATATCTACAAACCTTATTGAACTTCCTCACTTCATTACAGCCCATTGTCGCCTCTGATTTACTCAAGATACCATTTCAATATACGATAGGCATGCGATAATATCCTACTAATGGACCAGTTGGAGCTATAATCAgctatttttcaattactAATACAAcagattgataatgcaataggatcaagGAATAGCGACGAATAAAAcgaaggaagaaataaaaatgagatCATATAAAATCGTCGATTCCCTTCCGTagattcctaaatccatgaggaggACTTTTGGTGTATGCATCTATATAAGTAACTTCATCAAAAGATAAAATCtcagcaattttttcaagattcGCTTTCAATAAGAACATATATAGAGAAGCATAAAGCAAATACTAATAGTTGAAGCTAAAGATTAATTTCTTTCCTGTATGTGTGATTAGTAATATGTTGAAAAAGTCCCACCCACTCTGTGCTCtataaagtttttgaatgtaATAATCTACTCCCTCATTATTTCCACAAATTATTGCAACATTTAACTTTTAGAAACTCTTCTTCTACTGAGGAAGAAATCGAAGAAACCCGATTTTACAGAGTTTGATACTTGatgaaaatagaaaaagcATAGGTTTACTGAATGACATTTATTGCAATGAGTTTTACCTGTTTACTGCTTCTTAAGACTATGTAACTATGGGGTTGGtatttataaatatatCATAAAGTaatcgatgaaaaaaaaataactgatttcattttgtaGTTCCTATTTAATCATATTCCCTTCACTTCTCCAAACTGAAATATACATTGCTTCAAAAACAATGTCAtaatatgaaaaaagaaaaaagaacttgGCGAAATGAtattaaaggaaaaagtaaaattaATGGattgaaacaaaaattgtTAGGGAATAGTATAAGAATATaatagttttttcaatggtttTTCAATCAGCTTCATCTGGATTAACCACTGTCAGAACGTTATTTTTCCCTTCCGGTCCACCATTTATAAACGTTCCGCTGCTTATCCTTCTTGAATCATCGAAAGGATTGGTATCAGTTTGCCCATTGGTATGCTCTTCCACAAAGCTCCCCGATGAAGGCCCTTGTTtagatgaaaatgaggaagCATATAACTTATCTGGGTACTCTACTGGTTTTATGGCCTCTTGGTATTCTTTCTCCATTCTATCTTGTTCACGTTTCATATTGATATGTCTGACGACCAACAATATACAGAGCGCGATCGCTACAGCCCCAACTACACCACCTACAACCCCGCCGACAATTGCCCCTACATTAGCCTTCTTCTTGTGTGTACTATTTCCACGTGTAGAGTCAGATCCGGCTGCTCCTGTGGCCGATCCTGAATTCTGAGCACTTGTCGTGATGGTGTTTGTGACAAAGATCGTAGAACCACCCTCAGTGTGAAAATCAGTAGAGTATATTATGGAGGTAGGATCCTGTGATTGAGAGTCACTGGTTATCAAAGCGTTTGAAGTTAATGAGCCCTGAAGCATTACAGTACTTGAACTTTGTGACGTTGAAGTAGAAGCAGCTGCTTGAGTTGAATCAGAAGAGGTTTGTAATGTGGAGGACGATGTTGTTGATGGCGTTGCTGATGATGTGGAAGAGGTTGTTAAAGAAGTTGTGGAAGAAGTTGCAGAAGAACTAGTCTCCGTATCAGTATCTGAACTGCTTAAGCTATCACTGTTTGTGTCGGATTCGATCTGATACACAGAATAGGCATCTGTACCACCACACATTTCAGGTTTATAGCCGTAACAATACATATTACATGAAGAGGAAACGGATTCTGAACTGGACGGGTCAGTATTACCGCAAAAACATTCTGAATGGTTATGAAGggcaaaatattttgcgCTCTTTGCGTTACACTTTTGACTACAATACGAACTTGACTGCCAGGAGTATGAATCGTCCTGTGAAAAGTCGGAAGGGAGTGAGCTAAAGCAATTCACGTACGTATAGGCACTTGCCTGTGATAAGATAGGCAATGAAACAAGAATCAAATTCGTTTTGTTTAGCCTCATTTTGTGATTAGGATTCTCTTGTTATGGGTTTTATATCAGCTGACGTGCTATACTAAATAAATGTATTTGCAagtccttttttctttttttttcttggctatctttctttctctccTTATTCGGAATTTGAGGACAATAAGCGCTTCTTTCTTGTCGACTTGGGCACCTGTTATGCAAAGTAAGTATTAAGTACGGAATATCCAGTAATGTTAGCCCTATGTTGGGTTTGCTGCGTTTGTCCAAGAAAGCTTTATCGCACtaaattcttccaaaaaagGTTATGATACGCCAAAcgcttttattttccccTCCGTTTTCCACCGTCTCACCTCGAAAATTACATTATTTCTTCACGATGTAGCGTTATTTCCATCTTCAGAGAGGAAAGGCggagaaaaattttctgagaGAAAAGAACTCTAGAAGAGCAATGGACAATTTTTACAGATCTATAATACAGAGCGCACAATTTGACCTATCTTTaatattttgtaaataTCGAAATTGGACAATTGATGCAACTTTGGATATTATCTTATTCTTCGAAATACGTAGAGCACCATAGGGCTaacaagaaagaagcaCAAGAGATGGAACTAGTACTACTATCGCTGGCATTAGCACCGGCACCGGTGCGCTGcttttttcatccttcGGAACCGCCAAGAAAGATGTATCATATCATGCAGGAGATGAACTTGAATGTCAACAATCTTGATTTTCAAGGCTATACGTAAAAgcaattttcatcatcgaGCCCTTTGAAAATGTAAACTCAAAAGAGATGAGATGGACTTCTGGTCTACTCAACGAGTGAAACAGCGTACGAGGCTTTTAGTCGAAACATTATCGCACACGctgcaaaaagaaatttctaaGTGATGTATTCTACgagaaaagagaagataTTTGGATAGCAATGACTTTGCAATAGGCCTCCCAGGTCGGTCGAGCAACAAATGCAATAAAGTTCTCTGAAGTTCTTTAAACGGAAATTAGAAAACTGTACATGGTCATAATAAAACCCAgatctataaaaaaaaaaaataaacgcAAGGAATGCACTGCGGCTAACCTCTCAGAATTAGATGAAGAGATTGTTTATGCCTCAAATTTGGGgctttatatattcatcCATACGGCGTACGGATTATCCTTCTACCAAACAGGTGCTATTCTCTAaataaaactttcaaattgAGACGCTGAGTACCAAAAAAGGCGACTGAACGAACTATATTTACGCTTTGAACAGCCAAACGGGTGTTGATAGGGACTGAGAGAAGAGGGCAATGTATGGGGTTCACGGTTTTTTCTCCAGATGATAGTATAATTATTCGTTTACAGCGCATGCTAGATACTCCAGAGAAATTGTAGGATCAGAGATAGACACACACACCACgcaagaaaagacaaaaaattgCGAAGGGACGCCTATTCGTATGGAGAAAAGCACGATCGTCCAATTCACATCTACGAATCGGCATAATCAACTGCGGCTCCTAAATTTAAGCATACTTTCAGAGCCAACGTGACCCGAAGAAAACCCTGAAGATAAACAATGGAAACTAAAGGCAACCTAAAAGGCAAACGAGGCACGCTTCAACAATAGCCCGCACAGAATCTGGCGGAGAAGCGACACCACGCGCGATTTCTCAGCAAAAAACCTCGTAGCAACCCATCTGCCtccagaagaaatcaaactaaaaaaaatgacggAAAATAGTTTAGCAGGGTTCCTAAACGATGCGTTTCTGACAAGCAAGATGGTCAGAAAAGGGAAGATGcaaattcttttcttcaacaggATGTGATTCGAGACTCTCGAGTATAAAAAGGGAAGGGTCACTGGAGCAGATCAATTTTTAACCCATTATCCTGCTTCATTACTTCTTCGTCCTTCTTGAAGATCTGCaaataaaaacttttcaCTCGCTTACCAACactaaaataaaaatggcTTACTCTAAGATCACTTTGCTAGCCGCCCTTGCTGCTATTGCTTACGCCCAGACTCAACTACAAATCAACGAATTGAACGTTGCTTTGGACGATGTTAAGTCCAACATTGCTGACTACATCAACTTGTCCTTCACACCAAATTCAGGATTCTCCTTGGACCTAATGCCAGCCGGTATTATGGACATTGCTGCCGAGTTGGTCACAGCCACTGATGATTCTTACACCACTCTATACTCTGAGGTTGACTTTGCTGCCGTTGAGGCTATGCTGACTATGGTGCCATGGTACTCTTCTAGATTGCTTCCACAATTGGAAGCATTGGATGCTTCTCTTACTTCCTCTGCTGCCTCAAGTTCCACTGAAGCCACTACTTCTGTTGTTACATCTTCAACGGAAGCCGCCAGCTCCTCTGCTGTCTCTAGTTCAACCGAAGCTGTTAGCTCCTCTGCTGTCTCTAGTTCAACCGAAGCCGCTACTTCTGTTGTTACATCTTCAAGTGAAGTTGCTAGCTCTTCCGCTATtgcttcatcttcagttgtttcctcttcaaCTGAAATTGTCAGCTCTTCTGCTGTCgcttcatcttcagttgtttcctcttcaaCTGAAATTGCCAGCTCTTCTGCTGTCgcttcatcttcagttgtttcctcttcaaCTGAAATTGCCAGCTCTTCTGCTGTCgcttcatcttcagttgtttcctcttcaaCTGAAATTGCCAGCTCTTCTGCTGTCgcttcatcttcagttgtttcctcttcaaCTGAAATTGCCAGCTCTTCTGCTATCGCTTCTTCCTCAGTCGTTGCTTCTTCAACCGAAGCCGCTAGCTCAATCATTGCCCCTTACAACTCCACCGCCGTTAGCTCTTCTACTTCCGTTGAAACCTCCAGCTCAAGCATTGCTCCTTACAATACCACCACAGGTGCTAGTTCTTCTGCTTCCAgtgttattattttgaCTAGAAACGGTACCACTGTTACTGAAACTGCTAACACCCTTGTCACCAAGGAAACTACCGTCTGTGACTACTCCTCCACATCTGCTGCTCCTGTTTCCACCACCGGTTACAACAATTCTACTGAAGTTTCAACTGCTACTGTCTGCAGTACATGCAAAGAAGGTACTTCTACCGCAACTGACTTCTCTACGCTAAAGACTACAGTTACCGTCTGTGACTCCGCTTGTCAAGCCAAGAAGTCTGCTACTGTCTGCAGCACGTGCAAAGAAGGCACCTCTACTGCAACTGACTTCTCTACGCTAAAGACTACAGTTACCGTCTGTGACTCCGCCTGTCAGGCCAAGAAATCTGCTACCGCTGTCAAGGTTCAATCCACAGCCGCTGTCAAGGTTCAATCCACAACTTCTGGTATCGTTGAACAAACCGAAAACGGTGCCGCTAAGGTTGTCATTGGTATGGGTGCCGGTGCTTTAGCCGCTGTAGCTGCCATGTTACTATAATACTAgtacatgaaaaaaatgttcgTTCTGCTTATATgattatattattattttaaCTTTACTgttatacaaaaaaaattgcttaGATTTTAAACTATCGAATGTATTCCTCTGTAATATAAAAATTGACAACTAAGTCTTCAGctcaataattttttttttcctcttggAAGTAAACTATTTCTCTAACTTGTGATAGAACATTTCcacattcaaaaaaataatggaaaATGCCCTGCAGTAAGAGGGAAAAATTGTCCGGAGTGAAAATAAGATCCGCCACTCTTTTTTACTACTTGCATTTATCGGAAATTCTAGATTGCCGTTCACAACAGTCCataacaaaataaagaatgaGTTCCCACAAATATCTTGATATTTAGAAAATTAAGTAAAAATCATAAATTGGTATATACGAACGTTTAGAATCCATTAAAAATGAGATTACAACAACATGGCGGCAGCAGCCATGATACCGGCTCCCATTCCAACAGCAACCTTAGCAGCACCATTTTCGGTTTGTTCAGCAACAGTGCTCGTAGCCTGGACTTGACCGTCTGTAATCTGAGAAATGGCAGAAACAGAACCAGAGGTCTTAGCTGAAGAAACAACAGTAGAAACCTTAGCAGAAGAGGTAGTGGCATCAGCAGAAGAAGTAGTGGCAGCGGCAGACGAGGTGGTAGCAGCAGCAGACGAGGTGGTAGCAGCAGTAGAAGAGGTGGTAGCAACGGCAGAAGAGGTGGTAGCAACGGCAGAAGAGGTGGTAGCAGCAGCAGAAGAGGTGGTAGCAACGGCAGAAGAGGTGGTAGCAACGGCAGAAGAGGTGGTAGTGGCAGAGGTTCCCAATAAAGATTCTAATGCCGGTTCCAATCTAGAAGAGTACCATGGCACCATAGTTAACATCTTGCTTACAGCAGCAAAATCGACTTCAGAGTACAAAGTAGTATAGGAGTCATCAGTGGCGGAAGCTATGGCCATACCGATGTCCAAAACACCAGATGGTAAGCTGCTTAAACTGAAACCAGAAGATGAATCACTGGCCAAACTGATGTATTCTTGCAAATTCGATTTAAcatcattcaaaataacGTTCAATTcgtcaatttcttcttgggtTTGGGCAAAAgcaaaagcagaaaaagcGGCTAGTAAAGCGATCTTAGTGTAGgccatttttattatagTTTATAAGCGAGTGCGGAAGGGTTAAGTCGATGGGATCGGTAGCAGGAATAACGAGAAGGGAAAGGAACATAGAACGAGAGCTTTCACTTATCTAAGTCTCACCACCCACTTATATATCAATTTTAACACACAGGTCTCTCAACTGAATGCATTCTAAGATTTCTCCATTGCTCGTTTATGCCAGTAATGTTAGAAAGCTCAGTAGAAAACTGTTTGCGACACACCGCCGATGATTGCTTTAGGAGATCGCTAAATATCATAAAAATTCTTGGCTTTCTATTTGCTGCGAACTAACTCTGTATTGTTTTGTTGCCAAgtgttttgtttctttacGTAGGGCCTGTACGAGCAACGAGTAGAAAATCTGGAGAGGTACTTTTAAGGTGCGCACTGccttatttctttgattgCCTGTACTCATCCAGAGTTTTCCTGCTCGCTACATTCGGACTTAAATGTCCTTTTTGGGAAACATATGTCTCGTTTGGGAAGTAAAGCCGGCCAAGgcttttttgatatttttagAGCAGCGCACTGCATAAGCGGATTCGCACTGGCGGGAAAAGTGAGAAAGACCGCGTGCATTTCTGAAATGTTAAGTGCTATTGTCTTTCTGGGCGTCGAATAAGAAGTCAAACCGCACTGGAGCGCgccattcaaaaatgtGGTCTATTGTTAGCCCAGTGAGCTGGTGAGGAGTCGTACCTCGACGAACAGGTGCCAACTGTTAATACAGTGAGGCTTGGAATCGATCCAGCGAAATTCTCTCCTGTACGTACTTTTGAAAGTCATGTACTGAAAGTTCTTGTGCACCCATACgctgcaaaaaaaaactataaTCGCATGAATTCGAAGAATGCTAACTCGCCCgtaaaaaaggaaagaaaggaatAGCCTCGCTCAGGTAAGATTTTCTTGCTGTGACGTTTGGGCCACCTTAAGAAGACGCTACTTGGCAGTGTGAGGAACTTGCATTAAAcgaaaagatgaagaaaaataaccCAAGTTAGATTTCCTGTTTCATTCATGTACTGAATTTTCCTCTCACACTTTTGTGCGTTGAAGATTTCATTTCCAAGCTTGAACTTATGTAACACAATaactcttttcttttcgaaGGGAAAATCAAGCAGGCAATATTGCATGTATAAGATCACTAAAAACTTGAGGGCTTGAAACTTTTTAGTACGCCGTCAAATGCGGTAACCAAGAGTGATATCACAAAACTCAGACCGCAGCTCCTTGCGTCAAAATACGCAGGACACACGCTGAAATTTATCATATTTGCAAACATAAGTGATTTTCTATATTGATCAAAGCTAATATTGAAggaaataattttttttggtttttttatttcgAGTTGGGTCCAAAGCCATTgcttataattttttgtGGTGCCCAATGACCAAAAACAGTTGTTCACTTACAACAAAACTccaaataataaagatttcCCTATTTCCCATTGCttaaaaatatatacaaaagTACTACATTTCCAAAcatatattaatattatgAAAGAAAGCGTTAACCCAAGAAGACCAAGTTTCTTGCGTCACTTGATTGCTAGAAGACGATACAGGGCATATAAATTCAGAGAGGTATACCATAATTCTTCCTCTACTTTCAGTAACCATCCGGTGGTTCTGCTTTATACAAATCTGCAAGAAGATTAGCAAGtaagtttttttcaacgagtatacttttttttacaacAACCGATGGACAAGAAATTAGGTGCAGCTACATGAAGTTACTCTCTTTAACAAAACAGAAACGCCAAATATTGAATTGCGAACTATTTACCTTCTGTAGCTTCATGTTTTACAGAACAATACATACACCTAAGTTACTCTATTCAGGCTGCAtccttgttttttcaagggCAAGCCCAAACCATACGAGAGTTTTCATTCAGGTACTAGCGTCGTTTGCTTACATGATTTCCACGTGCCTGTGTAGGCAAGAAAAAGCTTGGAGGGTTTCTGTGTGAACAATAGGAAGATGTCTTCTCTTATAGGAACCACCGCCGTCGTTTCTTTTCGCCCGCGTCGTTTAGGGAACGCGCTGCTTTAGTAAACATTTCGAGGTAGTTGATAGTGCCTGAAGATCACTCCATCACAGCAGTAGGCTACGTAAACGAGCTCTATTAACAGCGTTCCTCCATGCTACTACAGCCACGGCAGCTTGCCTCCTGTACGATGTAACACAGGAAAACACGCGATGTGTGTCCTCTTTACGCCTATTCTCTGACTCAAATATAAAGATGGTGCCTTTGTCTCATTTCCATGAAGCTGTGTGTTTTTAATGTGCAcatcttttgatttgataaAACTTTGAcgtaccttttttttttgactaTTATTGGGTAGAAATCCACATTTGACTAGAATTGTACTTGAAAGAGCTTCTGCTTACTAATAAAGACTGctgtgaatttttcaagtcaCTACAACTccgctttttttttaaagtgACATgtcaatttcaaagtacTTTACTCCTGTTGCAAACGGGTCAGTTACTTTCAATGGTGCAAACATTCAATTCGGTGCTGACACACAGAGTGAGTGTCGAAAGAATTATGACGCCGAAGGCAGTACGCCTGCTCCTATTAATCAGTTAAATGATATAACATTCCAGGCAGAGGCAGGTGAGATGGTTCTGGTTTTGGGTAATCCTACATCCACCCTCTTCAAAACTTTATTTCATGCCAAGACAAGTTTATCTTACTCTCCCCAAGGCTCAATtaagttcaaaaataacGAGTTTAAACGTTTTTCCGATAAATGTCCTCATCAGATCATTTATAACAACGAACAAGATGtgcattttccttttttgacGGTAGAACAAACAGTTGATTTCGCATTGAGCTGCAAGTTCGATGTTCCTAAGGGCGAGCGTGATCAAATAAGAAATGAGCTTCTAAAGGAATTTGGCCTATCTCATGTGTTAAAGACTATTGTGggtaatgattttttccgTGGTGTTTCTGGTGGTGAACGTAAACGTATTTCTATCATCGAAACGTTTATTGCGAATGGTTCTGTTTAC
The DNA window shown above is from Saccharomyces kudriavzevii IFO 1802 strain IFO1802 genome assembly, chromosome: 15 and carries:
- the TIR4 gene encoding Tir4p (similar to Saccharomyces cerevisiae TIR4 (YOR009W)); its protein translation is MAYSKITLLAALAAIAYAQTQLQINELNVALDDVKSNIADYINLSFTPNSGFSLDLMPAGIMDIAAELVTATDDSYTTLYSEVDFAAVEAMLTMVPWYSSRLLPQLEALDASLTSSAASSSTEATTSVVTSSTEAASSSAVSSSTEAVSSSAVSSSTEAATSVVTSSSEVASSSAIASSSVVSSSTEIVSSSAVASSSVVSSSTEIASSSAVASSSVVSSSTEIASSSAVASSSVVSSSTEIASSSAVASSSVVSSSTEIASSSAIASSSVVASSTEAASSIIAPYNSTAVSSSTSVETSSSSIAPYNTTTGASSSASSVIILTRNGTTVTETANTLVTKETTVCDYSSTSAAPVSTTGYNNSTEVSTATVCSTCKEGTSTATDFSTLKTTVTVCDSACQAKKSATVCSTCKEGTSTATDFSTLKTTVTVCDSACQAKKSATAVKVQSTAAVKVQSTTSGIVEQTENGAAKVVIGMGAGALAAVAAMLL
- the TIR2 gene encoding putative GPI-anchored mannoprotein (similar to Saccharomyces cerevisiae TIR3 (YIL011W) and TIR2 (YOR010C); ancestral locus Anc_7.123b) — translated: MAYTKIALLAAFSAFAFAQTQEEIDELNVILNDVKSNLQEYISLASDSSSGFSLSSLPSGVLDIGMAIASATDDSYTTLYSEVDFAAVSKMLTMVPWYSSRLEPALESLLGTSATTTSSAVATTSSAVATTSSAAATTSSAVATTSSAVATTSSTAATTSSAAATTSSAAATTSSADATTSSAKVSTVVSSAKTSGSVSAISQITDGQVQATSTVAEQTENGAAKVAVGMGAGIMAAAAMLL
- the SLG1 gene encoding Slg1p (similar to Saccharomyces cerevisiae SLG1 (YOR008C); ancestral locus Anc_7.124), whose translation is MRLNKTNLILVSLPILSQASAYTYVNCFSSLPSDFSQDDSYSWQSSSYCSQKCNAKSAKYFALHNHSECFCGNTDPSSSESVSSSCNMYCYGYKPEMCGGTDAYSVYQIESDTNSDSLSSSDTDTETSSSATSSTTSLTTSSTSSATPSTTSSSTLQTSSDSTQAAASTSTSQSSSTVMLQGSLTSNALITSDSQSQDPTSIIYSTDFHTEGGSTIFVTNTITTSAQNSGSATGAAGSDSTRGNSTHKKKANVGAIVGGVVGGVVGAVAIALCILLVVRHINMKREQDRMEKEYQEAIKPVEYPDKLYASSFSSKQGPSSGSFVEEHTNGQTDTNPFDDSRRISSGTFINGGPEGKNNVLTVVNPDEAD